The genomic stretch GGATCTTTGGACACGGCAAAGATCGCAGGGATGCTGTCCACTGCAAATAACAGGTCTGTAAATTCAATGACTGCCACTACCACAAGCAATTGCGTTGCATAGCGCTTTCCATTGATCCGGGTAAAGAATCGGTCACCGTGAAAATTAGGATCCACCTTGAATAGCTTATGGATAAGCTGTGTGCCTATAGAATTGGAATAGTCATCAGATTCTTCTTTCTCCGGTTGCCAGGATTTCCAGCCTGCATAGATGAGGAAACCTCCAAAAAGGGTCATGACCACGTTAATTTCTACAGTTTGGCCGGCCAATTGAATAGGAGGAAGGTAGCTGAGCTCAATAAGCGTGACCCCGAAGAAAATGAAAATAGCCCGCATGAAAATAGCACCCAATATACCGTAAAATAGGACTTTGTGCTGGTAAGCATCCGGGACTTTGAAAAACCTGAACACCATGATAAAGACAAAAAGATTGTCGACACTCAGTGCTTTCTCGATGAGGAAGGCCGTATAATATTGGGAGGCTTTTTCCATCCCCATAT from Echinicola soli encodes the following:
- a CDS encoding TerC family protein gives rise to the protein MKYIQQESTTLIIFGILIIGLLLVDLFIFNKKSHKVTIKEALKWSVMWIGLGVLFGGYIYFDMGMEKASQYYTAFLIEKALSVDNLFVFIMVFRFFKVPDAYQHKVLFYGILGAIFMRAIFIFFGVTLIELSYLPPIQLAGQTVEINVVMTLFGGFLIYAGWKSWQPEKEESDDYSNSIGTQLIHKLFKVDPNFHGDRFFTRINGKRYATQLLVVVAVIEFTDLLFAVDSIPAIFAVSKDPVILYTSNIFAILGLRALYFLLAGAFDMFHYLKHGLAFILVFIGIKMVIAPIYHFPSVLSLMVVGLILAFCIILSLYRYRVKKQSSSPSN